From the genome of Thermosipho japonicus:
GATGCAGTCAGAAAAAGAGGAGAAATTTCGCAATATTAATAGTTAATTATTAAATATAATAATGTATTAATGTATAGCAAATCAAAAGTAAATTGTAACTATAAGTTAGTTTGTATTATGAACATTTTTAGAGGAATTAAAAAGACGCATATTATGCAATATAATATCATCAAAAGCAGTTTTAATCATAACATACCTATTTTACTATTTCTTTCAATCTTGAAAATAAATTTAATCTTATTCTTGTAATGTTAATTAAAAACAATATACATTATTTTTTAACTGAGGTTTTTGTGTATATTAAATTAACACAATAAAAAATATTAACTATCTTGTAACTAAATTCCTTATACCTCAAAAATAATATGTTTATTTTTTGACTATTGTAACTTTTATGTTAACACACAAAAATTATCTAACTTTTCAAGGGATCTTTTTATACCCGTCTTTCGTAAGGCCTCTTAAATAAAAGATTTTACATTTCGTTTACTTCAGCTCAAATGTTCCGTTACTTGCCGAGGGTGCTTGTATATATTATAATTATTACGGGTTTAGAATCTACCTATGAGGAATGAAAACCTTCTAAACGAGGCTGTACCTTACATGGTTCAAATTCATGTTTAGAATCTACCTATGAGGAATGAAAACGAGTCAATCGACTCCTGGACAAATACTTAATACTGACCCTCCGTTTAGAATCTACCTATGAGGAATGAAAACGCTTGTTATTTGATTATAAACCCTGGGACTCCTACTATGTTTAGAATCTACCTATGAGGAATGAAAACGCTTGTTATTTGATTATAAACCCTGGGACTCCTACTATGTTTAGAATCTACCTATGAGGAATGAAAANNNNNNNNNNNNNNNNNNNNNNNNNNNNNNNNNNNNNNNNNNNNNNNNNNNNNNNNNNNNNNNNNNNNNNNNNNNNNNNNNNNNNNNNNNNNNNNNAAAACAATTTATTTTTATCGAAACTATTGTAATAAACATTAATAACGTTTAGAATCTACCTATGAGGAATGAAAACCAAGTTGCCTATTGCAGATGTAATAGACGGGCAGTGTTTAGAATCTACCTATGAGGAATGAAAACGCGTATAGGTTTTGAACATATAAGCTGAATTTATCATTCGTTTAGAATCTACCTATGAGGAATGAAAACTCATTCATTGATACATGTAGTGTGAACACTCTGCGAATGTTGTTTAGAATCTACCTATAAGGAATGAAAACATTTCTAATTCAATATCAACATCTTCATGAAACCACAGTTTAGAATCTACCTATGAGGAATGAAAACTAATTATTTTAAATGGAACGGCTGGGTCGTCAACTTCATCCAGTTTAGAATCTACCTGTGAGGAATTTAAAAATTCTTTTGATAATTCTTATAATTTCATTGGAATTTAATATGCGGAAGATCTTGGATAGATCAAAAGAAGAAAGAAACAACTCTCAAAAGTTAAAACATAAAAACATGTTCTTATAATTCAACATAAAAAAAACACGGCTCGTTTTGAGCCATGTTTTTTGAATGTAATTATTTAAAACTTTATTATTCTTTCACCTTCCTTTACTCGTCCAACTACTTTTCCAGGAAGCTCATCAGTTTCTGAAACATATAATAAACCATATCCCATGTTAAACGTATTAATAGCCTCGTCAAATTCTACATATTTTAAAATCCAATCGATAAATTCCTTTTTTTCTATATTTATTTCGTAGCCTAAATCTCCAAGCAACCTTCTTAATGCCCTAGTAATTCCTCCTCCTGTAACATGAGCCATTGCTTTTATTTTATCAAAATAAGGTGTAATTCCCTTATAAATTCTTGTTCCTTTTAGTATATCAAAAGGCAAATCTTTTATGTTTATTTTTTCTTCATTAATTATTTTTCTAATAAGACTCCAACCATTTGAATGAAAGCCAGATGAATCTAAAGCCATAATATAATCACCAGGTTTTATATGAGAATGCTCAAATTTCTTTAAAAGCGTGCCAATTGCAAAGCCTGCAACATCAAAATGATTTTCTTGATACATATCAGGCATCTCAGCTGTTTCACCTGCAATCAAATACATATCACAGTTTTTTAGCTCTTTAATAAGTGCATCAATAAATTTCTTTTCAATTTCACCAATCTTGTGTGTACCTATATAATCTAGGAATGCTACTGGTTTTGCTCCAACACATATCAGATCATTATAATTCATAGCTATTAAATCTTTTGCGGCATCTTCAAATGTTCCATGCTCAATATGAAGTAAAACCTTAGTTCCTATACCATCAGCAGTGACTGCAATTGGGGGTGTTGTAAAAAGTAAAACAGTTGCATATCCAGTAGGTTCTTTTAAAATCCACTCTGGGATATCTATATTTTCTTTAATAATTTTTGCAAACTCATCTCCTTTTTTTACATCTACCCCCGCCTGTTTATACGTATACTTCATGCATAAATCACCCCAATATCTTTTCTAAATATTTTCCCTTCAAAATCGATTCTTTCTGCTATTTCATACGCTTTCCTTTTCGCTTCTTCTTTGCTTTCAGAAAAAGCCACACAATGCAAAACTCTTCCACCATTTGTATAATATTTATCGTTTTCTTTTTTTACTCCTGCACCAAATATTACAAAATCTTCGCCTTGAAGTGGAAAGAGATTTCTTATCTCTTTTCCCTTTTCATATTTTCCTGGATAACCTTTACTTGCAAGTACAACATCAAGAGCAAAGTATTTGGGATTAAATTCAGGAATTTTTTCCTCATTAAAAGCTTTTAACACACATTCAACAAAATTTTCTGGATTTGTTGCCACAATAACTTCAGTTTCAGGATCACCCAATCTTACGTTATACTCCAGAATATATGGAGTTTTTTCGTATATCATTAATCCAAGGTATAAAAACCCCCTGTAAAAAATCCCTTCCTTTTTTAAACCATAAAGTGTTTTTGCAAACAATTCTTCGATCTTTGTTTTCAATTCATCATCAATTTCAATAGGTCCAAAGCTTCCCATTCCACCCGTGTTTGGACCAGTGTTTCCAGTATTAATCTTCTTATAATCTTGTATAAACGGAAACAGTGAAAAACCATCACCATTAACAACAGCCATAGCCGAAAGCTCTCTTCCTGGCAAAAATTCATCAATAACTATTGGACCAGAAACTCCAGCAATCAGCTCTCCACTTATTAACTTATTTCCAAACTCAACTGCTTCATCTTTATTTTCAACAATTAATACACCTTTCCCTTTTGCAAGACCATCTGCTTTTAAAACATATGGTGGATAAAATTTTTCAATTTTTTCTAAAAGTTCCTCTCCATTAGATGCTATTTCAAACCTTGGAGTAGTTAAATTGTAAATACTCATAAATTTTTTTGCATAGATTTTTGAACTTTCAAGTTTTGAAGCTCTACTATCAGGTCCAAAAACATTAGCATACTTTTCAGCAATTCCATTTGCAAGGTATTCTTCTGATCCAGGAATTATTAATCCATCAAAATCTTTAAGGCTTTCAAAATCTATATTATTTTCAGTTAATCCATTACCTGGCGTATAAAAAACTTCAAAGCCAGCTTTTTCAAAAGCATATCCTATTGCATGTTCTCTACCACCCGAGCCTACTATACAAACCTTCATATTATCACCTCAATGTCTAAAAACTCTTCCTTCTGCCTTATAAAATGACAAGCCCATTTTTTCAGCCGCATTAATTACTTCCTCATCTCTAATCGATCCCATTGGTGAAACAACTGCTTTTACCCCAGCTTTTGCAAGAATTTCAAGACCATCTGGGAAAGGAAAGAAAGCATCAGAGGCAGCATATGCATTTTTTGCTTTTTCGCCCGCTAGCTCTGTTGCTATCCATGCAGCTCTTTTTCTGGAAGGTTGACCGGTTCCTATACCTACCGTAGTTAAATCTTTAGAAATTAAAATCGCATTTGACTTTACACCTTCAACTACAATAAAAGCAAATAATAATTCGTTTAATTCTTCAACATCCAATTGCGGACCTGCAACGTGGGTAAATTTTAAATCTGGAAGCTTTCTCTCGCCAACTAAAAATGCTCCAAATGCAGGTTTTCCTACCTTTGGTTCATAATCATTTATCTTTAAAATTCTAACCTTCTTCTTTGAAAGAAGTTCAATTGCTTTTTGAGTAAAACTTTCTGCAACGACAACTTCAAGATATTTTTTCTTAATTGCCATTGCACATTCTTCATCAAATTCAAAGTTAACGGCTAATATTCCTCCAAAGCTTGATTCTTCATCTGCTGCTATTGCAGAAAGAATCGATTCAATCTTATCATTCTTTATAGATGCTCCACATGGAGTTTGGTGTTTTACTACTACGCTTGCATAACCTTTTAGTTTTTTAAGATTATTTGCTATTACATAGGCTGCTTCTGCATCTAATATGTTGTTGTAAGAAAGTTGTTTTCCTTCATGTAAAATCCCAAACGCAGGTTTCCCAAAAACTTCCGCTTTTTCATGTGAATTTTCCCCATACCTTAAATCCAAATCAAACTTTTCCAGATACACCCCCACTCACTCCTTTCAACAAATTAATCATTCAAAATTTTATCAATAATGATAGGATAATATTTATGCTCTATTTTATGTATTTCTTCTTCAACCTTTTCCAAAGACATTCCATCTATATTAATTGCATGCTGAAATATTATTGGACCTGTATCAACTCCTTCATCTACATAATGTATTGTAATTCCAGTAACTTTAACTCCATATTCATATGCCTGCTTTATCGCATCTTTTCCCTTAAAAGCAGGTAAAAGCGATGGATGTATGTTAACTATCTTCCATTTATTTACTATATTTGGAGGTAAAATTTTCATAAATCCTGCAAGAACAACTAAATCCGGATTTAATTTTTCTAAAAGCTCAAATAATTTTTCCTTCCAATCCTTTGAAAGTTTCCTATAGGAAATTCCCAATCTTTTTGCTCTCTCAATTGCAAAACATTCTTTGTTTACTATTAACATCAAAATCTCTGCTCTTAATTTTCCCTCTCTTTGTGCTTTCACAATTGCTTCAAAGTTTGAACCATTTCCTGATGCAAGCACAACTATACGGGGTAATTTAGATTGAGACATCCCAGGCATAAATTATCTCCCCCAATTGCTTTTTTTAACCCTTCAACAGATAAATAATGAAGTTCGTCAGCATTAATTTCATTTAAAATTTCACCTATGCTCTTTTGATTTGCTATAAGTTCATTTTTTCTTGAAGTATCAATACCATAAGGGCATGGTCCAATAACAGGTGGTGAATGTATTCCAACTTTTACTTTTCTTGCACCATTTTCTTTTAACATCTTAACTATCTGCTTCATCGTTGTTCCGCGAACAATAGAATCATCAATTATTATAACTTCTTTATCCTTTATGACTTCTGGTATTGGAACAAGCTTTCTTCTTATTATCTCTTCACGATTTTCAGGCATAATAAAGCTTCTTCCAAGATACCTATTTCTCATAAGACCAAGCTCTATCGGAATCTTTGATGCTGCCGAAAAACCAAGTGCTCCCGAAAATCCTGAATCTAAAATTGGAATAACTATATCTCCTGCCATATTACTTTCTTCAAATAAAATTTCTCCCATTCTATATCTTGCCCTGTGTACATTTCCATACAAAAAGTTACTATCTGGCCTTGAAAAATAAATATATTCGAAGGAGCAAAATTTAACGTCCGTGTTTGCATACTTTACCTTTTCAATTCCACTATCAGAAAAAATTACTATTTCTCCAGGTAAAACCTCAACAATTTGATTTGCACCTATTGAATAAAGAACTGAATCTTCTGATGCTATAACATAACCGTTTTTGTACCTTCCATAAAAAAGAGGTCTAAATCCAAACCTATCTCTTGCTGCTATTAACTTGTCTTTTCCAAGTATAACAACAGAATAAGCCGAAGGAATTCTTGAAAATGCCCATTGAATTGATAGTATTGCATCAGAGTAAGGGGCAAGAGAAATATAATGGAGGAAAATTTCAGTATCAAGAGTCGAATTAAAGACAGAACCTTTTTCTACAAGTGAGTTAATTCTAGATTCTGCATCTGGAATGTTCCCATTGTGTGCTATTGCAAATTTTCCTTTTGATGTAATACCTATAAGTGGTTGAATCTCTGTGTTGGAACCGTATGTAGAATACCTAACATGACCTATACCACAGTTTCCAGGCAAAAAGTTTGATTCACTCAGAACTTGAGAAACTAGTCCTTTACTTTTTATCATTTTAAAATCTTCAAGAACTATTCCAACACTTTCTTGTCCTCTGTGTTGTAATCCAAGCAATAAATCATGTAAAACGTTATAAGATTTTTCAACGTTCCAAACCCCTGCTATTCCGCACATAACACCCCTCCACATTTAAAATGAAAATGAGGAGCATAAAGCTCCTCATTTTTGCACAATCAAAGCTCCCTTACCGGGAATATATAATAAAGAAATGATAATGATTTTATTCTTAAAAGTCTTTTGTCTTTCATGTATCCCCCTCCTATATCTTGATTTTAAATCTAAAATAAAATTTTGTAAAGAGTAAAAAGTTTAAATTTGTGTTGCTTAAAAATATTAAAAAAGGAAATTGAAAGTTGACATTTTTACAACTTGTGATATATTTTTATTAGTGTTATAAGAAATATATCCCATAAAAAGTGATTATTGACAAAAAACAGGAAATATGGTATAATATAAAATGATAACGATGGATTCCGGCGTAGCTCAATAGGCAGAGCGGGTGGCTGTTAACCACTAGGTTGGGGGTTCGAGTCCCTCCGCCGGAGCCATTTAGTGTGATCAAGCGGGGCATTTGAGCCCCGTTTTATTTTTGTTACTTCTCTTTTCTTTTTAATTTTTATCTTAAAGTGATAAAATTTCAAATCTTGAATTAACCTCAATAACTATAATATTTTCAGGCTTTTTTTCGAATATTTTTAACAAAACATCTCTTGATCCAAAATCTTTCTTTCCTGCAATAATTTTTCTTATTTTTTTGTTTAGATTTATAATATCTTGGTACGATTTTACTTGATTGTAAGCTTCGCTACCAATCCTAGTAAATTCTCCGTCCTTCTTTAAAATTATTCCATTTTTTACTTCTACAAAGGCAATATTTTCTGAATTATTTGCTATTACTATATCCGCTTCTCCACCATAAACAGTTTGCTCCGAAAAAAATTCAAAACTATCCTTGTCAAAGCTAATTTTGTCAAATATAACTTCTTTATATTTATAAATCGATGCTTCAAGAATACGCTTTATTAATGTTTGAAGAAATATTTCTTTGTCAACAATATTTTCAACTGAAAATTTTTCTTTATTAATATCCTTATTCTTTGAAAATACTTCAACAAAATCCTTCAATGTAAAACTACTCAAGTTTACACCTAAATTCTTTATTCCAAAAATTTTATTAATATCACTTAAAGATAGCTGAAAATGAGATTTTTTTAAACTAACTCTTGGTATCAAATTTATACCAAATCTTTCAAAACCAGATTTAAAAACAAGTGATGTCAAAAAATCTGTCTTTTCCAATAGCTTCAAAGATAACCTATATGGAAAATAAATATTACCTTTTTTGGTGCTTATCGCTCTCCATTTATCGCCGTTATTCAGTGGTACTGGATCATATCTTTCGTTTCCTATAGAATTATTTGATTTTTTATAATACTCAGGAATAAGCTTTTTTTCTACTTTGTACAAATTGAAAATTCTTCCGTTATAATAAAAAGAAACATAATCGCCTTCATTTATATCCAAATAAGCCCATATACCATTATCGGTCTCAGGAAAACCTGCAATGTTATTTTCAATGCATTTTTTTAAATTTTCTTCATTAGACAGTATAACAATAAAAAACTTAGATTTTAACTTGTTATTTAATTCATCAATTCTTATTGTAATTTCCATTATTTTTCCTCCTATCTTTTGTCAAAACTTTCTTTTTATATTTCTAACTGTAAAAATCCCCCATGTAAATGTAATAGCTGCGGAAATTGCATTCCCTGTTACAATCCCCCACCAAACTCCATTTATGCCAATATTAAATACAAAAATATACAAATAAGAAAATAAAACTTGCATGATTATTGTTCTATTTATTGAAACAATCATACTCCTTATTCCATAACCTGTTCCTTGAAACATGGAGGAAGTAAACATTCCAAATGGTACTCCAGGCAAAAATAATGATAAAATTCTAAGTGCATTTACAAGTTCATTGTAAATTTGTGCACCATTTTCCGAATACGCAAAAGCCTTTGCAATGTAATTTGCAAAAATTAAAATAGAGCTCATAACAACCAGCGAGATTATTTCTCCAAATCTAATAGCATACAAATAAGCCGTCTTTAATTTTTCAGCATTTCTTTGCCCAAATGCTGCACCAGTTACTGAAGTAACGGCAGTTGCTAACCCAATCAACGGTACTGTCCCAAAGTTTATAATCCTCCAGGCGCTAGTAAAGACAGCTATTCCCAAATCTTTTCCCGCTTTAACTGCAAAAATGTTCAATACAAACATTGCAACAGACATTGCAATCTGGGCTATAGAAGAAGGAATTCCAACCCTTAATATATCATTTATTATCTTTG
Proteins encoded in this window:
- a CDS encoding phosphoribosylformylglycinamidine cyclo-ligase; its protein translation is MKYTYKQAGVDVKKGDEFAKIIKENIDIPEWILKEPTGYATVLLFTTPPIAVTADGIGTKVLLHIEHGTFEDAAKDLIAMNYNDLICVGAKPVAFLDYIGTHKIGEIEKKFIDALIKELKNCDMYLIAGETAEMPDMYQENHFDVAGFAIGTLLKKFEHSHIKPGDYIMALDSSGFHSNGWSLIRKIINEEKINIKDLPFDILKGTRIYKGITPYFDKIKAMAHVTGGGITRALRRLLGDLGYEINIEKKEFIDWILKYVEFDEAINTFNMGYGLLYVSETDELPGKVVGRVKEGERIIKF
- the purD gene encoding phosphoribosylamine--glycine ligase; translation: MKVCIVGSGGREHAIGYAFEKAGFEVFYTPGNGLTENNIDFESLKDFDGLIIPGSEEYLANGIAEKYANVFGPDSRASKLESSKIYAKKFMSIYNLTTPRFEIASNGEELLEKIEKFYPPYVLKADGLAKGKGVLIVENKDEAVEFGNKLISGELIAGVSGPIVIDEFLPGRELSAMAVVNGDGFSLFPFIQDYKKINTGNTGPNTGGMGSFGPIEIDDELKTKIEELFAKTLYGLKKEGIFYRGFLYLGLMIYEKTPYILEYNVRLGDPETEVIVATNPENFVECVLKAFNEEKIPEFNPKYFALDVVLASKGYPGKYEKGKEIRNLFPLQGEDFVIFGAGVKKENDKYYTNGGRVLHCVAFSESKEEAKRKAYEIAERIDFEGKIFRKDIGVIYA
- a CDS encoding phosphoribosylaminoimidazolecarboxamide formyltransferase, with the protein product MYLEKFDLDLRYGENSHEKAEVFGKPAFGILHEGKQLSYNNILDAEAAYVIANNLKKLKGYASVVVKHQTPCGASIKNDKIESILSAIAADEESSFGGILAVNFEFDEECAMAIKKKYLEVVVAESFTQKAIELLSKKKVRILKINDYEPKVGKPAFGAFLVGERKLPDLKFTHVAGPQLDVEELNELLFAFIVVEGVKSNAILISKDLTTVGIGTGQPSRKRAAWIATELAGEKAKNAYAASDAFFPFPDGLEILAKAGVKAVVSPMGSIRDEEVINAAEKMGLSFYKAEGRVFRH
- the purN gene encoding phosphoribosylglycinamide formyltransferase: MPGMSQSKLPRIVVLASGNGSNFEAIVKAQREGKLRAEILMLIVNKECFAIERAKRLGISYRKLSKDWKEKLFELLEKLNPDLVVLAGFMKILPPNIVNKWKIVNIHPSLLPAFKGKDAIKQAYEYGVKVTGITIHYVDEGVDTGPIIFQHAINIDGMSLEKVEEEIHKIEHKYYPIIIDKILND
- the purF gene encoding amidophosphoribosyltransferase, with protein sequence MCGIAGVWNVEKSYNVLHDLLLGLQHRGQESVGIVLEDFKMIKSKGLVSQVLSESNFLPGNCGIGHVRYSTYGSNTEIQPLIGITSKGKFAIAHNGNIPDAESRINSLVEKGSVFNSTLDTEIFLHYISLAPYSDAILSIQWAFSRIPSAYSVVILGKDKLIAARDRFGFRPLFYGRYKNGYVIASEDSVLYSIGANQIVEVLPGEIVIFSDSGIEKVKYANTDVKFCSFEYIYFSRPDSNFLYGNVHRARYRMGEILFEESNMAGDIVIPILDSGFSGALGFSAASKIPIELGLMRNRYLGRSFIMPENREEIIRRKLVPIPEVIKDKEVIIIDDSIVRGTTMKQIVKMLKENGARKVKVGIHSPPVIGPCPYGIDTSRKNELIANQKSIGEILNEINADELHYLSVEGLKKAIGGDNLCLGCLNLNYPV